The Paracoccus liaowanqingii genome window below encodes:
- a CDS encoding SDR family NAD(P)-dependent oxidoreductase: protein MTDNRVALVTGANQGIGFQIARDLAAQGLTVLVGARDLAKGEAAANQIGDRAHAIRINVTDQASIDAAAERIRREFGRLDVLMNNAGISRAQPDQPFGVAVRTSLLTEAPIADVRRVFETNVFGVIAVTQAMLPLLREAPAGRIVITGSSGASLSLNSDPTNDHRRMFGTYSVSKTAVHAVMLAFALALEDTRIKVNAACPGFTSTALNNFNGTRSLQEGAREPVRLALIGDAGPTGSFSDEDGPVAW, encoded by the coding sequence ATGACCGACAACCGCGTCGCCCTTGTCACCGGGGCAAATCAGGGGATCGGCTTTCAGATCGCCCGGGACCTGGCCGCACAGGGCCTGACCGTGCTGGTTGGGGCGCGCGATCTGGCCAAGGGCGAGGCCGCCGCAAATCAGATCGGGGATCGCGCGCATGCCATCCGGATCAACGTGACCGATCAGGCCTCGATTGATGCCGCGGCAGAGCGTATCCGCCGCGAATTCGGCCGGCTTGATGTCTTGATGAACAATGCCGGCATTTCGCGCGCGCAGCCGGACCAGCCCTTCGGCGTTGCTGTCAGGACCAGCCTGCTGACCGAAGCCCCGATCGCGGATGTCCGGCGGGTGTTCGAGACCAACGTGTTCGGCGTGATCGCCGTGACGCAGGCGATGCTGCCGCTTCTGCGCGAGGCGCCTGCGGGCCGCATCGTGATCACCGGCAGCTCGGGCGCATCCCTGAGCCTGAACTCGGATCCGACCAACGATCACCGCAGGATGTTCGGCACCTACTCCGTGTCCAAGACCGCCGTCCATGCCGTGATGCTGGCCTTTGCGCTGGCGCTTGAGGACACGCGGATCAAGGTCAATGCCGCCTGTCCCGGTTTCACCTCCACAGCACTCAACAACTTCAACGGGACGCGAAGCCTGCAGGAGGGTGCCCGCGAACCGGTGCGACTGGCACTGATCGGCGACGCTGGCCCGACGGGCAGCTTTTCCGACGAGGACGGCCCGGTCGCATGGTGA
- a CDS encoding VOC family protein: MPNTATGPIRASALSKARVAHVALRIRDRESGIAWYRDKLGMQVVRAFDLNGMTFTEMAMESGEAFRLELVSGDGAVERPGDGELSDSFLLNGWHHLGIWVDDVDLAVDELRGRDVRITLDPTDNHEWMVRVAFIADPWGNVIELLQPLQAG, encoded by the coding sequence ATGCCAAACACAGCAACAGGACCCATCCGGGCCTCCGCGCTCTCGAAGGCGCGTGTCGCACACGTTGCCCTACGTATCAGGGATCGCGAATCTGGCATCGCCTGGTATCGGGACAAACTGGGGATGCAGGTGGTTCGTGCCTTTGATCTGAATGGCATGACATTCACAGAAATGGCGATGGAGAGCGGCGAAGCGTTTCGACTGGAATTGGTTTCGGGCGATGGTGCCGTCGAACGACCCGGTGACGGCGAGCTATCCGACAGCTTTCTGCTGAACGGATGGCATCACTTGGGGATCTGGGTCGACGACGTCGATCTGGCGGTGGACGAACTCAGGGGCCGGGACGTCCGCATCACCCTCGATCCCACCGACAATCACGAATGGATGGTGCGTGTCGCGTTCATTGCGGATCCTTGGGGAAACGTGATCGAGCTGCTTCAACCTCTTCAAGCTGGATGA
- a CDS encoding TetR/AcrR family transcriptional regulator, giving the protein MSQLKNPKLRPDDTGAAPMRADARRNEGKLIEAARIVFARTGVDAPMREIADEAGMGVGTIYRRFPQRADLIAAVFRREVDACADAALSLAQDHAPADAVDLWMQRYVDFILAKRGLASSLHSGGPAYATLPAYFDARLEPALTSLLHAAADAGELRADVEPRDLLRAVAGLCTPSGHSDPEVVRRLVRLLIDGLRYGMAANSDAEGPETG; this is encoded by the coding sequence GTGTCACAGCTGAAAAACCCCAAGCTCCGGCCGGACGATACCGGTGCAGCCCCGATGCGGGCGGACGCCAGGCGCAACGAAGGCAAGCTCATCGAGGCCGCACGGATCGTCTTTGCGAGGACCGGGGTCGACGCGCCGATGCGCGAGATCGCCGATGAGGCGGGCATGGGGGTGGGCACGATCTACCGCCGCTTTCCTCAACGCGCGGATCTGATCGCGGCGGTGTTCCGGCGCGAGGTCGACGCCTGTGCCGATGCCGCTCTTTCCCTCGCGCAGGATCATGCGCCTGCGGACGCTGTCGATCTGTGGATGCAGCGATATGTGGACTTCATCCTGGCCAAACGCGGCCTTGCCTCATCCCTTCATTCCGGGGGGCCGGCCTATGCGACTTTGCCCGCCTATTTCGACGCGCGCCTCGAGCCGGCTCTGACGTCTCTCCTTCACGCGGCGGCAGATGCCGGTGAACTGCGCGCGGATGTCGAACCCCGGGATCTGTTGCGCGCGGTTGCGGGCCTGTGCACGCCCTCCGGCCATTCCGATCCCGAGGTTGTCCGACGCTTGGTAAGACTGCTGATCGACGGACTGCGTTACGGCATGGCTGCAAACTCTGACGCGGAAGGTCCCGAAACTGGTTGA
- a CDS encoding carbohydrate ABC transporter permease: protein MQTAQLTRHMRRNTAAYLALLPMAAIVVFAYLGTMAWSVRLSFTSSRMLPRNDFVGFDQYAQLFGTSRWLTSLENFVFIAIFFLAICFVLGTLLAIFIDQNVRAEGLFRTAFLYPYAMSFVVTGLMWQWILNPDLGIERTMRNLGFSDFVLDWVVNSDTVLYAVVLATVWHGAGLVMALLLAGLRGIDTDLWKATRIDGIPLWRAYAFIILPILRPMIITSLVLLSISIVKMYDLIIAMTNGGPGTASEVPAKFIMDNLFERANIGLATAASTTMLVTVLLIIAPVLYSQYLGKKGTTA, encoded by the coding sequence GTGCAGACCGCTCAACTCACCCGGCATATGCGACGCAATACGGCAGCATATCTGGCCCTGCTCCCGATGGCCGCCATCGTCGTCTTCGCCTATCTGGGCACCATGGCGTGGTCGGTCCGCCTGTCTTTCACAAGCTCGCGCATGCTGCCCCGGAACGACTTCGTGGGCTTCGACCAATATGCCCAGCTGTTCGGCACGTCGCGCTGGCTGACCTCGCTGGAGAACTTCGTCTTCATCGCGATCTTCTTTCTGGCGATCTGCTTTGTCCTGGGAACGCTGCTGGCAATTTTCATCGACCAGAACGTGCGCGCGGAGGGCCTGTTCCGGACGGCCTTTCTCTATCCCTACGCCATGTCCTTCGTCGTGACCGGCCTGATGTGGCAATGGATCCTCAACCCTGATCTGGGGATCGAGCGGACCATGCGCAATCTGGGCTTTTCGGACTTCGTCCTGGACTGGGTGGTCAACAGCGACACCGTCCTCTACGCCGTCGTCCTGGCGACCGTCTGGCACGGCGCCGGTCTGGTGATGGCCTTGCTGCTCGCCGGCCTGCGGGGCATCGACACGGACCTGTGGAAGGCCACGCGGATCGACGGCATACCGCTCTGGCGCGCCTACGCCTTCATCATCCTGCCGATCTTGCGACCGATGATCATCACCTCGCTGGTGCTGCTGTCGATCAGCATCGTCAAGATGTATGACCTGATCATCGCGATGACCAATGGCGGGCCCGGAACGGCCAGCGAGGTGCCGGCCAAGTTCATCATGGACAACCTGTTCGAGCGCGCCAATATCGGCCTGGCCACGGCGGCATCGACGACCATGCTGGTCACCGTCCTGCTGATCATCGCGCCGGTCCTCTATTCGCAATACCTCGGCAAGAAAGGGACCACGGCATGA
- a CDS encoding ABC transporter substrate-binding protein — protein MHCRTSVVAGTIDKIKSPCLKWNRFHWRFWSISRPSKFRAAKIDLVHWGGHMFHKTRLMAQTAIALAIGATAGHAQEAEVIHFWTSGGESAAISVLADAFEERGGEWTDNAIAGGSAARSAAINRIIGGDPSTAALFNTSQQYHEIIAEGLLNDIDDVATRNDWDNILPAPIVDAIKVDGRYYAAPVNIHMPLWIWYSSGALEQAGIESPPETMEEFFAALDALQAADITPLALGGQRWQENLLFSAMMTNVGGRDLWTGIYADKDEEAINSPEFREVIETFVRLKPYVDSASPGRNWNDATAMLIGDTAGFQVMGDWAKGEFTQADQQIGVDYNCLPGLREDAPYVLGGDVFVFPRTEDPAQIEAQNLLAETITAPDVQVAFNNLKGSIPIRFDVDVSAMDACAALGMEIMGDPSRLVPDASQMMNEYVYGSVQDVVTELWNTDMSVDEAVERFGNALQN, from the coding sequence ATGCATTGCCGCACATCAGTTGTCGCAGGAACGATTGACAAGATCAAGTCACCGTGTTTGAAATGGAACCGGTTCCATTGGAGGTTCTGGAGCATCTCGCGGCCCTCGAAGTTTCGGGCGGCGAAGATCGATTTGGTGCATTGGGGAGGACACATGTTTCACAAGACAAGGCTGATGGCGCAGACCGCCATCGCTCTGGCCATCGGCGCAACCGCAGGACATGCTCAGGAGGCGGAGGTCATCCACTTCTGGACCTCGGGGGGCGAGTCCGCGGCGATCTCGGTTCTGGCTGACGCGTTCGAGGAGCGTGGCGGCGAATGGACCGACAACGCCATTGCCGGCGGTTCGGCCGCCCGCAGCGCCGCCATAAACCGGATCATCGGCGGCGATCCGTCCACCGCCGCGCTGTTCAACACCTCGCAGCAATATCACGAGATCATCGCCGAGGGCTTGCTGAACGACATCGACGACGTCGCCACCCGGAACGATTGGGACAACATTCTGCCGGCCCCGATCGTCGACGCGATCAAGGTCGACGGCAGATACTATGCGGCCCCCGTCAACATCCACATGCCGCTCTGGATCTGGTATTCCTCGGGCGCGCTGGAGCAGGCAGGTATCGAGTCGCCTCCAGAGACGATGGAGGAATTCTTCGCCGCGCTCGACGCCCTGCAGGCCGCCGATATCACGCCGCTCGCCCTCGGGGGTCAGCGTTGGCAGGAAAACCTGCTCTTCTCCGCGATGATGACCAATGTCGGCGGGCGGGATCTTTGGACCGGCATCTATGCCGACAAGGACGAGGAGGCAATCAACTCGCCCGAATTCCGGGAGGTCATCGAGACGTTCGTCCGGCTGAAGCCCTATGTGGACAGTGCCTCGCCCGGTCGAAACTGGAACGACGCCACGGCGATGCTGATCGGCGACACGGCAGGGTTTCAGGTCATGGGCGATTGGGCCAAGGGCGAATTCACGCAGGCCGATCAGCAGATCGGCGTCGATTACAACTGCCTGCCGGGTCTGCGAGAGGATGCCCCCTATGTGCTGGGCGGCGACGTGTTCGTCTTTCCGCGGACCGAGGATCCGGCCCAGATCGAGGCTCAGAACCTGCTGGCCGAGACGATCACCGCTCCGGACGTCCAGGTGGCGTTCAACAACCTCAAGGGTTCGATCCCGATCCGGTTCGACGTCGACGTGTCCGCGATGGACGCGTGCGCCGCACTGGGCATGGAGATCATGGGCGACCCGTCGCGCCTGGTGCCGGACGCCTCCCAGATGATGAACGAATACGTCTATGGCTCGGTCCAGGACGTCGTCACCGAACTCTGGAACACGGACATGAGCGTCGACGAGGCGGTCGAGCGTTTCGGCAACGCGCTGCAGAACTGA
- a CDS encoding carbohydrate ABC transporter permease: protein MSVAEANAPALRRPVTSQQRWGRIGIYAFLGVMTVFFLLPLYVMIVTSLKTMDEIRLGQIFALPVQPTLEAWATAWSSACTGLDCTGLRIGFWNSVQILIPSVILSILLGALNGYALSFWKVRGANLLFACLLLGAFMPYQVFIYPLVRFYAQAGIYGSLPGIVLTHVIFGMPVMTLLFRNYYSGLPTELFKAARVDGAGFWAIFFTIILPMSVPITIVAVIMQVTAIWNDFLLGLVFAGRENLPMTVQLNNIVNTTTGERAYNVNMAATILTSLVPLAVYLGSGRWFVRGIASGAVKG from the coding sequence ATGAGCGTGGCCGAAGCGAACGCGCCTGCCCTCCGGCGCCCGGTGACTTCCCAGCAGCGTTGGGGCCGGATCGGCATCTACGCCTTTCTGGGCGTCATGACGGTTTTCTTTCTGCTGCCGCTCTACGTGATGATCGTCACCTCGCTGAAGACCATGGACGAGATCCGGCTTGGCCAGATCTTCGCGCTGCCCGTGCAGCCGACGTTGGAGGCTTGGGCCACGGCATGGTCCAGCGCCTGCACGGGGCTCGACTGCACCGGCCTTCGCATCGGCTTCTGGAACTCGGTCCAGATCCTGATCCCAAGCGTCATCCTGTCGATCCTTCTGGGCGCCCTCAACGGCTATGCGCTGTCGTTCTGGAAGGTCCGCGGGGCGAACCTGCTCTTTGCCTGCCTGCTGCTGGGCGCCTTCATGCCCTATCAGGTGTTCATCTATCCGCTGGTACGCTTCTATGCTCAGGCGGGCATCTATGGATCGCTGCCGGGGATCGTCCTCACCCATGTCATCTTCGGGATGCCGGTGATGACCCTTCTGTTCCGGAACTACTATTCGGGACTGCCGACCGAGCTGTTCAAGGCGGCCCGGGTCGATGGCGCCGGGTTCTGGGCGATCTTCTTCACCATCATCCTGCCGATGTCGGTCCCGATCACCATCGTCGCGGTCATCATGCAGGTGACGGCCATCTGGAACGACTTCCTGCTGGGGCTGGTCTTCGCCGGGCGGGAGAACCTGCCGATGACCGTGCAGCTGAACAACATCGTCAACACCACCACGGGCGAGCGGGCCTACAACGTCAACATGGCCGCGACCATCCTGACGTCCCTGGTTCCGCTGGCCGTTTATCTTGGGTCCGGCCGCTGGTTTGTCCGCGGCATCGCGTCCGGCGCGGTAAAGGGGTAA
- a CDS encoding MarR family winged helix-turn-helix transcriptional regulator, giving the protein MPVEPPSSSPEEIELRSALTDLIVEIFRLNGDLLQSGDALVGDLGLTSARWQVLGAMSRSPVSLPVAHLARDMGLTRQAVQRVVDDMQAGGLVRLDPNPHHSRAKLVAMTGQGLGAYEQAMARQQAWADNLAADLQVSTIIGAVDLLQILRRRLAGDNTTTTLK; this is encoded by the coding sequence ATGCCCGTCGAACCCCCGTCTTCCAGCCCTGAAGAAATCGAGCTTCGCAGTGCGTTGACCGATCTCATCGTGGAGATCTTCAGATTGAACGGCGACCTCCTCCAATCGGGTGACGCACTGGTCGGCGACCTGGGCTTGACGAGTGCGCGCTGGCAGGTGCTTGGGGCCATGTCCCGCTCTCCTGTTTCGTTGCCGGTCGCGCATCTCGCGCGCGACATGGGACTGACGCGTCAAGCCGTGCAGCGGGTGGTGGACGACATGCAGGCGGGTGGTTTGGTCAGGCTGGACCCGAACCCGCACCACAGCAGAGCAAAGCTCGTTGCGATGACCGGGCAGGGGCTGGGCGCGTATGAACAGGCAATGGCGCGTCAGCAGGCTTGGGCAGACAATCTTGCCGCTGACCTGCAGGTTTCGACGATCATCGGTGCCGTCGATCTTCTGCAAATCCTGAGACGGCGTCTTGCCGGCGACAACACCACCACCACTCTGAAATAG
- a CDS encoding Gfo/Idh/MocA family protein: MTTIRWGLVGPGNIARNFADGMAQAASGALIAVSSRSEARGRAFGDRYNLDEAKRYTDYRDLCKDPDVDAIHIATPHPFHAEQALMAIRAGKHVSVEKPAGITAAEVRTLVEAAARNRVFFMEAYMYLCHPQIARAVEILRSGEIGTLRHLRATFGFEAPFSPGSRLFSQELGGGAILDVGGYPVSAARLFAGAAQGRYAEPETIGGTGVIGRSGVVEVAHGVLGFADGMTAEIGCAISQTMENTVHVEGDRGRLLLPTPWTPGRDGGPSDARIQVTTAGQRRVEDLRHPEHLFAFEAEAASRAIAEGRTGLSWPQMGPASSIGNNTVLEDWRARIG; encoded by the coding sequence ATGACGACGATACGGTGGGGTCTGGTCGGTCCCGGGAATATCGCCCGGAACTTCGCGGACGGCATGGCACAGGCTGCCTCGGGCGCTCTCATCGCGGTGTCGAGCCGCAGCGAGGCGCGCGGGCGCGCGTTCGGGGATCGATATAATCTGGACGAGGCGAAGCGATACACCGACTACCGGGACCTGTGCAAGGATCCGGACGTGGATGCCATTCATATCGCGACCCCGCATCCCTTCCATGCCGAGCAGGCCTTGATGGCAATCCGTGCCGGCAAGCACGTCTCGGTCGAGAAACCGGCCGGGATCACCGCCGCCGAGGTCAGGACGCTTGTCGAGGCAGCGGCGCGGAACCGGGTCTTCTTCATGGAAGCCTACATGTACCTGTGCCATCCGCAGATCGCGCGGGCGGTGGAGATCCTCCGATCGGGCGAGATCGGCACGCTTCGGCACCTGCGCGCGACGTTCGGCTTCGAGGCGCCGTTCAGTCCCGGTTCGCGCCTGTTCTCGCAAGAGCTGGGCGGCGGCGCCATCCTGGATGTCGGCGGTTATCCCGTCTCTGCCGCGCGCCTTTTTGCAGGCGCCGCGCAGGGTCGATACGCCGAGCCGGAAACGATCGGCGGAACCGGCGTGATCGGCCGAAGCGGCGTCGTCGAAGTCGCGCACGGCGTGCTGGGGTTCGCCGACGGCATGACGGCCGAGATCGGCTGCGCGATCAGTCAGACAATGGAAAACACCGTTCATGTCGAAGGCGACCGGGGCAGACTGCTGCTTCCGACCCCCTGGACGCCCGGGCGCGACGGGGGTCCGTCGGACGCGCGCATCCAGGTGACGACAGCGGGACAGCGGCGCGTCGAAGACCTCCGCCATCCGGAGCATCTCTTTGCATTCGAGGCCGAAGCCGCGAGCCGGGCCATTGCCGAGGGCCGCACAGGCCTCAGCTGGCCGCAGATGGGCCCGGCGTCCAGCATCGGCAACAACACCGTCCTCGAGGATTGGCGCGCACGGATCGGGTAG
- a CDS encoding GH36-type glycosyl hydrolase domain-containing protein, whose protein sequence is MPEFIDNGTRFRLTDPMLAPSAAGYLWNRRMMIQMSCRGFAVSQYMDPEPRKYAHVPTMAGQSFMQPEHRYFAHHPGRFFYVRDNRSGALFSAPHEPVRARPDSFVFEPGLSDMRWTVEKDGLRVDLCLELPEDDVAEIWTATVTNIGDGTRDVSFVPYFPVGYMSWMNMGGHFDADLGAVICTSVTPYQAVEDYFRNRHLKDITFLAADRLPDHVEVSQQAFEGEGGLADPSALQGGRNLAGGDAAYEIPAGILQYDLSLSAGGSERFRLIFGPAHDTSEVATLIGKYLRGDAAAVQGATRAYIADGLGSFEIETPDAAFDAFVNHWLPRQVFYHGDTNRLTTDPQTRNYLQDALGMVFIRPDTTREVILRTASQQSVSGKVPDGILLRPDATLKYINQIPHTDHAVWLVITTCAYLDETNDRTILAAQVGWSDSDTTDSLYDHVTRALSFLAGEVDERGLPLIAQGDWNDPMNMVGYKGKGVSGWLAEASSYAMSLWAEVCDAAADEDTAGWLRHEAAAMVDRINAHLWDGDWYARGITDDGKHFGVSADDEGRIYLNAQSWAMLCGAADEDRQARMLRAIDEQLDTPYGVAMFAPAYTRMREDVGRLTQKWPGSAENGAVYNHAAAFYAAALYHVEEGDRAYRVLRAMLTEPEAGDIAVRGQLPLYIPNYYRGAWHQHPRTAGRSSNLFNTGTASWFYRLVIEQLCGLRGTRDGVVIAPQIPSDWDRCRFRRTFRGALFEVDVARVGGLTDREIHVDGEQLDGNVLRHVKHGRTYQVRVRLPARA, encoded by the coding sequence ATGCCCGAATTCATCGACAACGGAACCCGTTTCCGCCTGACCGACCCCATGCTGGCGCCGTCCGCGGCCGGTTATCTGTGGAACCGGCGGATGATGATCCAGATGAGCTGCCGGGGCTTCGCCGTCAGCCAGTACATGGACCCCGAGCCTAGGAAATACGCCCATGTGCCGACGATGGCCGGGCAGAGCTTCATGCAGCCCGAGCATCGCTATTTCGCCCATCACCCGGGCCGGTTCTTCTATGTCCGCGACAACCGAAGCGGGGCGCTGTTCTCGGCCCCGCACGAGCCGGTGCGGGCGCGGCCGGACAGCTTTGTCTTCGAGCCGGGCCTTTCTGACATGCGCTGGACGGTCGAGAAGGACGGACTGCGCGTCGACCTCTGTCTCGAACTGCCCGAGGATGACGTGGCCGAGATCTGGACGGCGACGGTCACAAACATCGGCGACGGCACGCGGGACGTCTCGTTCGTCCCGTATTTCCCGGTCGGCTACATGTCATGGATGAACATGGGCGGACATTTCGACGCCGACCTCGGCGCCGTCATCTGCACCAGCGTCACCCCCTATCAGGCGGTCGAGGATTACTTCCGGAACCGCCATCTCAAGGATATCACGTTTCTTGCCGCCGACCGCTTGCCGGACCATGTCGAGGTCTCGCAGCAGGCCTTCGAGGGCGAGGGCGGGCTTGCCGACCCATCCGCGCTGCAGGGCGGCAGGAACCTGGCCGGGGGCGACGCGGCCTACGAGATCCCGGCGGGCATCCTGCAATACGACCTGTCGCTTTCCGCAGGCGGATCCGAGCGCTTTCGCCTGATCTTCGGGCCTGCGCATGACACATCCGAAGTCGCGACGCTGATCGGGAAATACCTGCGCGGCGACGCGGCGGCGGTGCAAGGCGCCACCCGCGCCTATATCGCGGACGGGCTGGGCAGCTTTGAAATCGAGACGCCCGACGCCGCGTTCGACGCATTCGTCAACCACTGGTTGCCGCGGCAGGTCTTCTATCACGGCGATACCAACCGCCTGACGACCGACCCGCAGACGCGGAACTACCTGCAGGACGCGCTTGGCATGGTGTTCATCCGGCCGGACACGACCCGCGAGGTCATCCTGCGCACCGCAAGCCAGCAGTCCGTCTCGGGCAAGGTGCCGGATGGCATCCTGCTGCGCCCCGATGCGACGCTGAAATACATCAACCAGATCCCCCATACCGACCATGCGGTCTGGCTGGTGATCACGACCTGCGCCTATCTGGACGAAACGAACGACCGCACCATCCTTGCAGCACAGGTCGGCTGGTCCGACAGCGACACGACGGACAGCCTCTACGACCACGTCACACGCGCGCTCAGCTTCCTGGCAGGCGAGGTGGACGAGCGTGGCCTGCCTCTGATCGCACAGGGCGACTGGAACGACCCCATGAACATGGTGGGATACAAGGGCAAGGGCGTCTCGGGGTGGCTGGCCGAGGCGTCGAGCTATGCCATGTCCCTCTGGGCCGAGGTGTGCGATGCAGCAGCGGACGAGGACACCGCGGGCTGGCTGCGACACGAGGCCGCCGCCATGGTCGATAGGATCAACGCGCATCTGTGGGACGGCGACTGGTATGCCCGCGGGATCACCGACGACGGGAAGCATTTCGGCGTCTCTGCCGACGACGAGGGGCGGATCTACCTCAACGCCCAAAGTTGGGCGATGCTCTGCGGCGCGGCGGACGAGGATCGCCAAGCCCGCATGCTGCGCGCCATCGATGAGCAGCTCGATACGCCCTACGGCGTCGCCATGTTCGCCCCCGCCTACACCCGGATGCGCGAGGATGTGGGCCGGCTGACCCAGAAATGGCCCGGCAGCGCCGAGAACGGCGCGGTCTACAATCACGCCGCCGCCTTCTACGCCGCGGCCCTCTATCATGTCGAGGAAGGGGATCGGGCATACCGCGTGCTGCGCGCAATGCTGACCGAGCCCGAGGCGGGCGACATTGCCGTCCGCGGCCAACTGCCGCTCTATATCCCGAACTACTATCGCGGGGCGTGGCACCAGCATCCCCGGACCGCGGGACGGTCCAGCAACCTGTTCAATACCGGGACGGCCTCGTGGTTCTACCGTCTTGTGATCGAGCAGCTTTGCGGCCTTCGGGGCACGCGCGACGGGGTCGTGATCGCGCCCCAGATCCCCTCGGACTGGGATCGCTGCCGCTTCCGCAGGACATTCCGGGGCGCCCTCTTCGAGGTCGACGTCGCGCGCGTCGGCGGGCTGACAGACCGGGAGATCCACGTTGACGGGGAGCAACTCGACGGAAACGTCCTGAGGCATGTCAAGCATGGCAGGACCTATCAGGTCCGGGTGCGGCTGCCCGCGCGGGCCTAG
- a CDS encoding LacI family DNA-binding transcriptional regulator: MAKLAGVGSGTVSRFVSGNGSISQKSAEKIALAIRQLNYRPNSIARSLSSRRSELVGVWVPSLEGPYYQMMIRAIELELRQHGKHMILANAEDAQSDEDRLAHIDYLINRDCDGILMSGSRLGDFRLASLSDRYPNLVCINREVEALPGRAFSINHDRGGRLAAQHLHGLGHRKIAVITGRLSAQDAKQRHNGFIDELERLNNPVAPERVIEGAYSYAGGEQAADTLMQSAGEFTAVFCGNDKVAMVVAARLQASGIKVPDQVSVLGYDDVDFAAYMVPALSTIHAPIVEMTQSACRQLLNLTYGLDMPFQERFEPTLCARKSTAPPPSAP, encoded by the coding sequence GTGGCAAAGCTTGCCGGAGTCGGATCCGGGACCGTCTCCAGATTCGTTTCTGGAAACGGTTCTATTTCGCAGAAGTCCGCCGAAAAGATCGCCCTTGCGATCCGTCAGCTCAACTACCGGCCCAACAGCATCGCCCGGTCGCTGTCTTCCCGCCGCTCGGAACTTGTGGGGGTATGGGTGCCGTCTCTCGAAGGGCCCTATTACCAGATGATGATCCGGGCCATCGAACTGGAGCTTCGGCAGCACGGAAAGCACATGATCCTTGCAAATGCCGAGGATGCACAGTCCGACGAGGACCGGCTTGCCCATATCGACTACCTGATCAATCGCGACTGCGATGGCATCCTCATGTCGGGGTCGCGGCTTGGCGATTTCAGACTGGCCAGCCTGTCGGATCGATATCCGAACCTCGTCTGCATCAACCGCGAGGTCGAGGCGCTGCCCGGCCGGGCCTTTTCGATAAATCATGACCGCGGCGGGCGCCTTGCCGCCCAGCATCTCCACGGCCTCGGCCATCGGAAGATCGCCGTCATCACCGGCCGGCTCTCGGCGCAGGACGCCAAGCAACGGCATAACGGCTTCATCGACGAGTTGGAGCGACTGAACAATCCGGTGGCGCCCGAACGTGTCATCGAGGGCGCGTACAGCTATGCCGGCGGAGAGCAGGCCGCCGACACCCTGATGCAGTCGGCAGGCGAATTCACCGCGGTGTTCTGCGGCAACGACAAGGTGGCCATGGTGGTCGCGGCCCGCCTCCAGGCCTCCGGCATCAAGGTGCCGGACCAGGTGTCCGTGCTGGGCTACGACGACGTCGATTTCGCCGCCTACATGGTTCCCGCGCTGAGCACGATCCACGCACCCATCGTCGAGATGACGCAGTCGGCCTGCCGCCAGCTTCTCAACCTCACCTATGGTCTCGACATGCCCTTCCAGGAGCGGTTCGAGCCCACCCTCTGCGCGCGCAAATCCACCGCGCCGCCCCCGTCCGCCCCCTGA